Genomic DNA from Osmia lignaria lignaria isolate PbOS001 chromosome 6, iyOsmLign1, whole genome shotgun sequence:
AAGCCGCGTACGTGCGGTTTGACTACAATATCCCACGTGGCGCGAGCATCGGCGTATACGCGCGGAGAAATGCTCTTCCCACGCACACGCAATACGATCTGCTGGAGGTGTTGAGCGGCTTCAAGGCGAGGACCACTCGGGCGTCCCATGTTAGTGTTATTGTATGTGCCACTGccccatttttcattttcttttctatcatAGGACTCGTAGAACCGCCTATCAACATCTTCTATTCAGATGTcctgaagaaaatttattttttattcttttttttttgaacaatTTCAAATCTACGGTTCAAAAGGTcgtcttttttttattatttttttccctGAAATGTAATGGAGGAATTGAGAGTATCGATGGAGCGTTTCTGAGATTTGTATTGATTTCTCGTGTAGCCTTCGATCAAGAAAGAAGTGACTCACTATATGGAGCCTGGTCATTGGTTCCTCTCGTTGTACAATGATGATGGAGATCCACAGGAGGTGTCTTTTATAGCCATAATCGCTGAAGATATGACGCACAATTGTCCTAACGGGTGCAGCGGAAAGGGTGAATGTTTGCTGGGTCACTGTCAATGCAATCCTGGCTTCGGTGGAGAGGATTGCAGCGAAAGTGTCTGCCCGGTTCTCTGTAGCCAGCGTGGTAAGTGTAGGGTTTGTTTAGGGGTCCTAATCTGGGTCCTCCCAAAAATGTATTTAGATTATCTTCCTCATCcttctaaaattttaatatcttgaaattCTAGATTTCTAAAATCCCCAAATTTCAGAACTTCCCCACTCCCAAATATATTCTAGTTACACCAATGGTCCCAATTTCAATTACCCTCATCGGTATCATTAATTTCCGTGCAATTACAGGAGAATACATAAACGGAGAGTGTCAGTGCAACCCCGGCTGGAAAGGGAAGGAGTGTTCCCTGCGCCACGACGAATGTGAAGTGCCCGATTGCAATGGACATGGCCACTGCACCAACGGGAAGTGTAATTGCGTGCGCGGTTATAAAGGAAAGTACTGCGAGGAAGTGGACTGTCCTCACCCAACCTGTTCCGGTCACGGTTTCTGCGCCGAAGGTACTTGCATCTGTAAAAAAGGATGGAAAGGTGCGGATTGCAGTCAAATGGACAAGGAAGCACTGCAGTGTCTACCAGACTGCAGCGGACATGGGAACTTTGATCTTGAGACGCAGACCTGCCTATGCGAGCCTATGTGGTCTGGCGATGACTGTTCGAAAGGTAATACGAGAGAATAGATATCTTGTAGTAGGGGGTTTTGTTGACCCTTAGAGCAGTGGCGGGCAGATCAATTGGAGAGTTCAGGTTCAGCAGCAAATGTGTTAATAATGgttttatgaaaatataatttttaaaattcaattacttATTAAGCTATAAATTTATTAGACGCGGATATAAATACTCATCGGATCCAAATTCATTTTTAGACGAAGAATCGCTTGCTCTCAGGTGTCTtcaattctttaaataaattcagTATGCATATTTATCATTCTATTCATATGTTTCCAGGTTATACGTCAATTTTACGACCGATTCTGTTTGACCCCTTTACTAATAACGTGACATTGATACCTTCTCGTTGACTAACTTGATTTTATTCTAAACAAAAACTATTGACTTGCTAGCTTTTATATGTTGCTTGTCCCCACTAATACCATAAAAGACTAGAAATCTAAAAACATTTGTGTAATTCAAAATTTCCTGTCTTTTTCAGAATTATGCGATCTGGACTGTGGGCCCCACGGCCACTGCGTGGACAATGCCTGCGACTGCCTGCCCGGATGGTCCGGCGAATTGTGCAATTTGAAGCAATGCGATCCTAGATGCAATGAACATGGTCAATGCAAGAATGGAACATGCTTGTGCGTGACTGGGTGGAACGGGAAACATTGTACCATGGAAGGATGCCCGAATTCGTGTTCTGGTCATGGCCAGTGCAGAGTCAGCAACGATGGCCAATGGGAGTGCAGGTGTTACGATGGCTGGGATGGCAAAGACTGCAACGTGCTTCTTGAACAGAATTGCAACGACGGAAGAGACAACGATAAAGGTATGGTATGAATAAAAACgaaattcaaagaaatttttACCGTCTTTACAGATTCAAGATTTAACCCTAAAAAGACCAAGAAAGGGGGCTTGTCGAACCCACCGGTCATaaagtattgaaaatatttgaaactctagaattttagaatgttgATATTTGAGgatataaaaattttggaattttagaattttagtgtTAAAATCCCCGAATGACGAGGTGGTCAGTCCACATAGGAAGAGGGAGCCTATCTTGGCCCCTATTTGTTAGGGGCCCCTCAAAAATCGAATTTTCAACATCTCTTTCATAAGTCTATCAGAAATCCTACCCCAATGCCATAAACCCTTATTCTGACCTGAATCAATATATTCTTTCCAGACGGTCTGATCGATTGCGCGGATCCGGAATGTTGCTCGAATCATATATGCCGTAGCAGTCAGCTTTGCGTGTCGGCCCCGAAGCCGATCGATATACTTCTGCGAAAGCAACCGCCGGCTATCACCGCTTCCTTCTTCGAGaggatgaaatttttaatcgaCGAGGGTAGTTTGCAGAACTACGCCCGACAAGAAACCTTCAACGAGAGGTGAGTTAACAAAGCTTGTGTCGGCAGCACGATGGATCGCGTGCGCGATTCGTATTTCGTTGACCCGcgatcggtttgtctcgttatCGATCACCTTTCGATCAAATACATACGTTATTACTCGCTCGTGGTAACCGTGTCCGTCCCGACTTTGATGTTACGTGGTACAGTTCTATAAATACACATCCGGTTACAGACACCCGGAATCATCAAAACAGATAACATATAGTGTTACAATTATGCCGTATACACCTTAAAACAGATGCATGTGTTTATATGGGTCTACTAAAAGTCATTAACGGGTGTACCGAGCATGACGTCTTATGACGCCGTCCGGGTACCGTGTTTCTCCGATTTGTATACAATCTAAAGACTAATTCGATGTTGTCCGCAGGGCACTTAAGTGCCCTCGTGCTTTCCACGGGCTCGAATTTATTCTACTGCGGACCGGTTCGGATCTGTGCCCGTAAATTTGCCTGCGGGCAACCGGGCATGTGCATTCCTGCCCTAGAAACACATGCATATACTACTATATACTTATTCGTTATACGTTACAAGAGACACTAAAGACGTATACAATAGATATATGATATATTCTCTGCGTTGTTGTGACCCGTGTGAAATCACATCCCAAAAGTTTTATACATATGTTTGTACGTACGTGTGCGCGAGCGTGTGCCCTGCACTGAACCCCGTCTCCATTCTATTTCATTCTCATTCTGAACACGATTGATCTTTATCGATATTTATACGTGTTAACACGTTCGGACCCACTTGGCTGGATTTACCTATAGCATAGAGGCGAAGGGGTTGAAACCTGTTACCCCAGGCTCGAACGTGTTAATCTatctctatctctttctatcACCGTGTCCGTCCGAGTGAAGCTTGGCGTGAATGTGTGACTCCATGTTCGAGCATCAAGCTTTTCGCTACCGATTCAGGGATCCAGAAGTCTAAATTTCTTTAtcctttcattaaaaaaaaaaaaatattactctgaactaataaatttcttttctcttctacctctctttctctctctctctctctatctatctatcttctCCATCTAGCTTTGCCTTTAATCACATCATTTTTAACTCGGTTCTGTTTTATCCGTGCTGCCCGGTCAGTATGTTCTGGAATCACTTCAATACAAGGTAAGAAATTTCGTCGACGAGAAAAaatggaacaaaaaaaaaatacacccgTTTGCGAGTTAGTAGAGTGTAAGCAGAGTCGAATAGCTGCTGCTGTTTGACGATATTTTCATGCATTTGGTATCATGTGTACATAATCAAAATCCTGCATCCAAACGGGGTTGCTCGTGGACGTTCGATTCGAGGACGAGCCCGTGTCTTCATCGTTTGTCCGCAAATTGACGAAGACAAGCTACCTCGAATGAATTGTAACGCCACGTACCGCTaaccaataaaaaaaaaaaagaaaaggaagaacttTCATAACCTCTTCCTACCTCACCGAAACCTTCATCATTGTTTGACTCTTTCTCGTTGCATGGTTTGGTTACCTTATTATTCCTACGTTGTCTTTCGTGCCTTTTAAGTTGAGCTTCTGACTTTGTGTTAATCgtgtatatgtgtatgtatCTATTTGTATTTAATGACAGTTCGACGTCGACCGATGCTTCAGTGCCAAAGAGGCATCGAGGTATTACGTGGGAGTATGTCACCATTTTGCTACTATTTTGCGTCATCTAAGGGATAATAATTTCGACTGTTAAATTTAAGGAAAAAACTCTTAAAGCATAGGTCCTACTAGGTAGCCCTGTTAATAGGAGTTCACTACCAGGTTCCAGCCCAAGACActctctttcttcctccttTCCCATCTCTTCACAGGAACCCACCCTGGACGTTCATTACTCGATACTACCTCTTTAGCACTGAAAAGCAACGTCGGCAAGACTGAAATCGTGATTCGTAAAATTACACGATTTGAAACAGGTGCTGTCACATCGAAAGAGGATAAACATAATTCAATGACACTTTTCATCGTTCTTGATATTCGAAATGACAGCACATTTTTGTTATGCGCGACGATTAACTCCAATAACACTGcaagaaataaatttacaaatgataGTAATACTGTTGTAGATTGAAAATTAGTTTAGACGATAGCAATTGCtttgctgaaaaaaaaaaagtacacaCACCCGAGCTAACTATTATCCGGTGGTCGTTAATGTTCTTATTTCCTGACAGCCGTTCGGCCGTCGTTCGTGGCCGAGTTGTCACGCACCTTGGCACCGGACTAATGGGAGTACGAGTTAGCACCAGTACACCCCTGGAAGGTTTCACTCTGACGAGAGACGACGGTTGGTTCGATCTCTTGGTGAACGGCGGAGGCGCGGTCACCCTGCAGTTTGGCAGGTCGCCCTTCAAGCCGCAAAGCCACATAGTCTTTGTACCTTGGAACGAGGTAATAATCTAGGACCTGCGTACCAAACTAAATCCTATATCGAAGACTACATGTAACAAAAATCTTCGTTTCTTCAAGGTGGTAATTATCGACAAGATCGTGATGAGCACCGCCGAGGAGAAGCAACCCTTCCATGTCCCTCACGCTTGTGCCGCCCACGACTACGACCTAATGAAGCCAGTGGTCTTGGCCACCTGGAAGCACGGCTTTCAAGGCGCCTGTCCCGACAAGAGCGCCATTTTGGCAGAGTCCCAGGTCATCCAAGAGAGTCTTCAAATACCAGGCACTGGCTTGAACCTTGTATACCACAGCTCCAGAGCAGCCGGATATCTGTCCACCATTCAGTTGCAACTGACACCCGAAGTCATTCCACCGACTCTTAATTTAATTCACCTGAGAATCACCATTGAGGGCATTCTATTTGAGAAAATATTCGAGGCGGATCCTGTGATCAAGTTTACTTACGCGTGGAACCGACTGAACGTATATAGACAACGAGTCTATGGTGTGACTACAGCTATGGTGAAGGTGGGGTATGAGTACAGGGACTGTAAGGACATCATCTGGGACGTGCAAACGACGAAGCTCAGTGGCCACGATATGTCCATATCTGAAGTTGGAGGTTGGAACCTGGACATCCATCACAGGTATAACTTCCATGAAGGCATTCTGCAGAAAGGAGACGGATCCAACATCTACCTAAAGCAGAAGCCTCGAGTAATTCTTACAACCATGGGCGATGGGCATCAGAGGCCTCTGGATTGTTACGATTGCGATGGACAGGCCTCCAAGCAGCGACTGCTAGCGCCGGTTGCTCTTGCCACAGCTCCAGACGGATCCATCTTCGTCGGAGACTTCAATCTCGTTAGGAAAATCCTCGTTGATGGCACTGTCAGGACTGTCGTTAGGCTGAAGTAAGTCCCACGATTGAATTTCTAAAGCCCCTCGCATTATTTAATATTGCTTAATTGAATAAATGTTCTTTCAGTGCTACGAGAGTCTCCTACCGCTACCACATTGCCTTGAGTCCTCTGGACGGTTCCCTGTACATCTCTGACCCCGAGTCCCATCAGATCATCCGCGTGCGCGACACTAACGACTATTCCGACCCAGATCACAACTGGGAGACGGTGGTTGGTTCGGGAGAGCGGTGTCTCCCTGGGGACGAAGCTCACTGTGGCGATGGTGCACTGGCTCGGGACGCTAAACTGGCGTATCCCAAGGGGGTCGCCATATCAGCCGACAACGTACTGTACTTCGCCGATGGGACCAATATTAGGATGGTCGACAGGGACGGTATCATCACCACGGTGATCGGCAATCATATGCACAAGTCGCACTGGAAGCCTATTCCTTGCGAGGGCACACTGAACGTAGAAGAGGTTCATCTGCGGTGGCCCACTGAGTTGGCTATTAACCCCCTGGATAATTCCCTGCACATGATAGACGACCATATGGTGCTACAACTGGCTCCAGATGGTAGAGTCAAGGTGGTAGCTGGTCGTCCTCTCCACTGCGCCTCGCCGTCCTCCTCGTTTGACACCGAGCTGGCGACACACGCTACTCTGGTGATGCCGCAGAGCATCGCATTCGGCCCGTCCGGAAACCTGTACATCGCCGAGAGCGATTCACAGCGAATCAACCGCGTGAGGGTGATCGGAACCGACGGCAAGATCTCCCCTTACGCCGGCGCGGAGTCGAAGTGCAACTGTTTAGAGCGCGGCTGCGATTGCTTCGAAGCCGATCACTACCTGGCGTCCACTTCCAAGTTCAATACCATCTCCGCTGTTGCCGTATCCCCTGACGGAGTGGTTCACATCGGTGATCAGGCGAACTATAGGATCCGATCAGTGATGGCCAGTATCCCAGACGCCAGTGGCGCCAGGGAGTACGAGATCTACTCGCCGGACACCCAGGAAATCTACGTATTCAACCGATTCGGGCAGCACGTGGCTACTAAGAACATCCTGACAGGGGAGACAGTGTACCAATTCACGTACAATGTGAACACCAGTAATGGTAAACTCAGCACGGTCACTGACGCAGCGGGTAATAAGGTGTTCCTGCTGAGGGACTACAGCAGCCAGGTGAACTCCATCGAGAACACGAAGGGCCAGAAGTGCAGGCTTCGAATGTCTAGGATGAAGATGCTTCACGAGCTGAGCACGCCCGATAACTACAACGTTACGTTCGATTATCACGGGCCCACTGGGCTGCTGAAGACCAAATTGGACAGCACGGGCAGAAGTTTCGTATATAACTACGATGAATTCGGCAGACTAACCAGTGCAGTCACTCCTACGGGCAAGGTAATCAGTCTAACCTTCGATCTTAGCCTGAAGGGAGCTGTGGTGAAGGTGGGGCAAAACAACAGGAAGCCTATTTCGATGCTGATCAAGGGATCCTCGGTTGTTACGAAGGTTGGAGAGGCAGAACAAAGGACTACTGTCCTGGCCGATGGCTCCGTCGGCCAGGTAACACCCTGGGCCCATACAGTCAGCACGGACACCTTGCCTTACTCGGTCTTGGCTGAAATCGAGCCCCTGTTGGGCGAGAGCTACCCAGTGCCCGCTAAGCAGAGGACGGAAATTGCTGGTGATTTGGCGAACAGATTCGAGTGGCGATACTTCCTCAGAAAGCTTCAGTCCAACAAAAATAGGGGCAATTCAAAGTCTGTTGCTCAAGTTGGCAGGAAGCTGCGGGTTAACGGTGATATTTTGCTGTCTCTTGAATACGACAGAGAAACCAATAGCGTAGCTGTATTTATGGACGATGTAGAGCTTTTGAATGTGACCTACGATAGAACAGCGAGACCAGTGAAATGGGGTCCGAGGAATGGTATCTTCTCCGGAGTGGAACTGGAGTACGACCGCTTCAGTAGACTGACCAGTTGGACTTGGGGGGATATCAGTGAGACTTATGGCTTTGACAGAGCTGGGCGGTTATACGAGATCAAATACAGCGATGGTACGTCTATGGTGTATGCCTTCAAAGACATGTTCAGCAGTCTTCCACTGAAAGTGACCACGCCAAGGGGAAGCGACTACTTGCTGCAGTACGATGAAGCTGGGGCCTTGCAGTCTTTAACCACACCAAGAGGACACATTCATGCGTTCTCGTTGCAGACTTCGTTAGGATTCTACAAGTATCAGTACTACTCGCCCATGAACAGACATCCGtatgaaattttgtataatgaTGACGGGCAGATTTTAGCGAAGGTGTATCCACATCAAAGCGGCAAGGTTGCTTATATCTACGACCACACTGGGAAATTGGAGACTACTCTTGCTGGTATGTATATCTTCTTAGTAAAATTATTCCAAATTATAATTACGTTGGGGTATTCTCCGGGCATATGGTCAACGCAGACATTGGCGACAAGGGGGTCCTATTTCAAATTAATCTTCATTCACTTCCGCAGGATTGTCTTCGATCCACTACACATACCAAGAAACAACGAGCTTGGTCCACAGCATTGACATCAACGAACCAAACTTCGAAATGCGCATTGAGTACAAGTACCATGCTGGTATCGTCAAAGACGAGAAAATCAAATTCGGTAGCAAGAGCGGCCTGGACAATGCCCGATATCGTTACCAGTACGATGGTAATGCAAGAATTTCCAGCATTGAAGTAGACATCAATGGCAAACAGCTTCCTCAGTTACGGCTGAAGTACAACCAGAATTTGGGCATACTGGAAGGAGTCGGTGATCTTAGGATATACAGGAACCTGTTTAACCGATCAGTCATGCAGGACAGCAGCAAGCAGTTCTTCACGGTCACCGATTATGACGAACATGGACGGGTTAAGACTGTCCTTATGAATATTCGGTCACTGGATGTCTTCCGTATGGAGCTAGAGTATGATAATCGTAATCGCATAAAAATGAGGAAGATGTTAATTGGAAAAGATTCCATGAAGAAGGAATGGGCCAAGATAGAGAAGATCACATATAATGCGGATGGACATGTCCTAGAGGTGGCAGAGACTGAGAACAATTGGCAATATGCTTATGACGAAAATGGTAACGTGATTGGAGTGACAGAACACAATGAGAAGATCGCTTTGGGTTATGACAGCGGTGATCGTGTGGTCCAATATGGCGACGTTGAGTTCAATTCGTATGATAGCAGAGGATTCGTCGTCATTCGAGGGGAACATAAATACAGGTTTGTTCAGATTTCAATTATTCTGACATTTATTTCTCTGTCCACTAATTCCCATTTCTTCATTTTAGTCAACACCTCTGAAATATACACCCACCAAGTTTTCAGTGCCATCCAAAAAGACATCCCCCTCCTGAACCtatgataataatatttcttGCTTTGTATAGGTACAATTCGCGTGGTCAACTGATTCACGCATCAGAGCACAAGAAGTTCCAGATATGGTACTTCTACGACGACCGCGGACGCCTGGTAGCCTGGAACGACGACCGCGAGAATATCACGCAGTTCTTCTACGCGAATCCAAAGACGCCGGACCTGATCACGCACATTCACTTCCCGAAATCCGCGAAAACCTTCCGGTTCCTCTACGACGCCCGCAACTTCCTTATGACAGTGGAAACCTCCGAGCAGAGGTTCTACGTGGCGACGGATCAAAATGGTTCCCCCATAGCATTATTCGACACCAATGGAAATCTGATCAAAGAAATGAGACGCACGCCATTTGGCAAAATTATTAAGGACACCAACCCAGATTTCTACCTGCCCATCGATTTCCATGGTGGACTCCTGGACCCGATCACAAAACTGGTCTACCTGAACAAGAGGTTATATGATCCAACTGTTGGACAATGGATGACGCCAGCCTGGGAACAAATGGCGAACGAACTCACTACTCCGACCGACATTTTCATTTACCGCTTCCGCAACAATGATCCAGTGAACTTCAAACAGAACGTCGAGTACATGACTGACCTCGCCAGTTGGCTGAAATTGTACGGCTATGATATCTCCGCCATGCTGGGCTCGGAGTACATGAAGCACATGGTGTACCAGCCGACCGCTACCATCACGTCTCCTCAATTAACACCAGACTTCGGCGTCATGTCTGGGTTGCAGTGCATCGTGAATCGCGTGCACGAGAAATTCTCCGACCTAGGATTCGTTCCTAAACCTTTGCTGAAACTGGAACCAAAGACGAGGAACCTTCTTCCGCGAGTGGCCCACCGGCGTGCCGTTTTCGGTGAAGGTATCTTGGTATCCCGCATCGGTGGACGGGCGTTAGTCAGTGTAGTGGATGGTGTGAACAGCGTCGTCCAAGACGTGGTCACCTCGGTGTTCAACAACTCCTACTTCCTACCTCTCCACTTCAGTGTGCACGATCAGGATGTGTTCTATTTCGTGAAGGACAACGCGCTGAAGATTCGTGACGATATGGAGGAGCTGCGCCGTCTGGGAGGCATGTTCAACGTGTCCACTTACGAGACCACGGAGCACGGAGTGGGCACTTGGAAGGAACTGAAGCTACATAACCCGGATGCCGCGGTAGTGATCAGGTACGGGGCTGACCCTGAACAGGAGAGGCATAGGATATTGAAGCACATTCATAAGAGGGCCGTGGAAAGAGCCTGGGAAATCGAGAAGCAGTTGGTTATGGCTGGTTTCCAAGGCAGAGGAGACTGGTCGAAGGAGGAGAAGGACGAATTGATCAGCCGGGGGGCAGTGAACGGCTACGAGGGTGTAGATATCCACAGTGTCCACAGATATCCCCAACTAGCCGATGACCCCGGTAATGTTGCCTTCACTA
This window encodes:
- the Ten-m gene encoding teneurin transmembrane protein Ten-m isoform X15; the encoded protein is MCDPTALLDLVPSGGLLKRPSMDYNEYTYCYGGGRGCLLDNSAPRGPPDVPPRNPTMSRVNGRLPGSHTASDHERDPDLQPSCLVRSPSGGFYSIPKIPKNEYNNKNQSSGNSPIKVELQNNMDRVPLPYGHAPSMIPMRRQSIRCHFVKGVDWCSWKLIAMILLMVSLCITAVLAYVVVSSIVNRSYQGTKACTVLVGENADTKTLLSEGNKTSTSSTSSSQSNSRTRQQSSSGGSIKPSASMLEHVYIRKRRDTYNQHALHQTVASSFKPTVQLRSTVVQEDESSPRSSQPSALPLDEDRPGKIVHETAAYTDDPQPNETGSESGSSTTPMGTLLLALNLSDSSVTNSTPTTVASSSSVSVASYSYASSSVSLNRPSETPPGSAIELAYGHDSVIAVTTDPVTPEDVQSTGSTVDGGKVESSTVSEDDVSQHEESTLGIDTLDVENGTVSGVESLLESSTTGSSSVSTPGSTSDIEEPVPPVDESSAENSASEKNTSDNTSDVVKETRELSREDLSTEPDAPPSGLKSSEKSEELQRDYPLPIYNYGQEEVEIVKLNHGGESDTVTKTRLDRTSSFGNSVPRLGQNSDFRVITREESDEEFLREFEKKFREDATPTDQEEAPNDTHVPSNVPVEPNPPLTQQVKIIEVPVDRSHSSPSSASSASSSPHRVLVNITIASSDSSSKPLYVLSVSVPTDGAHQAPEVHQREESGSNVVSNTNDNRLPPPPQPPSSPPPPLWAGGECECSCPCMGSASDEWDNFSAIDENNEHEIDNSSLSVEPNKMAEEEVVKENFSTTEENGGSTDWTTANYDTESSSVDLSCSGSTPLPPEPTILILEGARTFPARSFPPDGTTFAQVGLGQKLSKEIPPYSYWNMQFYQSEAAYVRFDYNIPRGASIGVYARRNALPTHTQYDLLEVLSGFKARTTRASHPSIKKEVTHYMEPGHWFLSLYNDDGDPQEVSFIAIIAEDMTHNCPNGCSGKGECLLGHCQCNPGFGGEDCSESVCPVLCSQRGEYINGECQCNPGWKGKECSLRHDECEVPDCNGHGHCTNGKCNCVRGYKGKYCEEVDCPHPTCSGHGFCAEGTCICKKGWKGADCSQMDKEALQCLPDCSGHGNFDLETQTCLCEPMWSGDDCSKELCDLDCGPHGHCVDNACDCLPGWSGELCNLKQCDPRCNEHGQCKNGTCLCVTGWNGKHCTMEGCPNSCSGHGQCRVSNDGQWECRCYDGWDGKDCNVLLEQNCNDGRDNDKDGLIDCADPECCSNHICRSSQLCVSAPKPIDILLRKQPPAITASFFERMKFLIDEGSLQNYARQETFNESMFWNHFNTSRSAVVRGRVVTHLGTGLMGVRVSTSTPLEGFTLTRDDGWFDLLVNGGGAVTLQFGRSPFKPQSHIVFVPWNEVVIIDKIVMSTAEEKQPFHVPHACAAHDYDLMKPVVLATWKHGFQGACPDKSAILAESQVIQESLQIPGTGLNLVYHSSRAAGYLSTIQLQLTPEVIPPTLNLIHLRITIEGILFEKIFEADPVIKFTYAWNRLNVYRQRVYGVTTAMVKVGYEYRDCKDIIWDVQTTKLSGHDMSISEVGGWNLDIHHRYNFHEGILQKGDGSNIYLKQKPRVILTTMGDGHQRPLDCYDCDGQASKQRLLAPVALATAPDGSIFVGDFNLVRKILVDGTVRTVVRLNATRVSYRYHIALSPLDGSLYISDPESHQIIRVRDTNDYSDPDHNWETVVGSGERCLPGDEAHCGDGALARDAKLAYPKGVAISADNVLYFADGTNIRMVDRDGIITTVIGNHMHKSHWKPIPCEGTLNVEEVHLRWPTELAINPLDNSLHMIDDHMVLQLAPDGRVKVVAGRPLHCASPSSSFDTELATHATLVMPQSIAFGPSGNLYIAESDSQRINRVRVIGTDGKISPYAGAESKCNCLERGCDCFEADHYLASTSKFNTISAVAVSPDGVVHIGDQANYRIRSVMASIPDASGAREYEIYSPDTQEIYVFNRFGQHVATKNILTGETVYQFTYNVNTSNGKLSTVTDAAGNKVFLLRDYSSQVNSIENTKGQKCRLRMSRMKMLHELSTPDNYNVTFDYHGPTGLLKTKLDSTGRSFVYNYDEFGRLTSAVTPTGKVISLTFDLSLKGAVVKVGQNNRKPISMLIKGSSVVTKVGEAEQRTTVLADGSVGQVTPWAHTVSTDTLPYSVLAEIEPLLGESYPVPAKQRTEIAGDLANRFEWRYFLRKLQSNKNRGNSKSVAQVGRKLRVNGDILLSLEYDRETNSVAVFMDDVELLNVTYDRTARPVKWGPRNGIFSGVELEYDRFSRLTSWTWGDISETYGFDRAGRLYEIKYSDGTSMVYAFKDMFSSLPLKVTTPRGSDYLLQYDEAGALQSLTTPRGHIHAFSLQTSLGFYKYQYYSPMNRHPYEILYNDDGQILAKVYPHQSGKVAYIYDHTGKLETTLAGLSSIHYTYQETTSLVHSIDINEPNFEMRIEYKYHAGIVKDEKIKFGSKSGLDNARYRYQYDGNARISSIEVDINGKQLPQLRLKYNQNLGILEGVGDLRIYRNLFNRSVMQDSSKQFFTVTDYDEHGRVKTVLMNIRSLDVFRMELEYDNRNRIKMRKMLIGKDSMKKEWAKIEKITYNADGHVLEVAETENNWQYAYDENGNVIGVTEHNEKIALGYDSGDRVVQYGDVEFNSYDSRGFVVIRGEHKYRYNSRGQLIHASEHKKFQIWYFYDDRGRLVAWNDDRENITQFFYANPKTPDLITHIHFPKSAKTFRFLYDARNFLMTVETSEQRFYVATDQNGSPIALFDTNGNLIKEMRRTPFGKIIKDTNPDFYLPIDFHGGLLDPITKLVYLNKRLYDPTVGQWMTPAWEQMANELTTPTDIFIYRFRNNDPVNFKQNVEYMTDLASWLKLYGYDISAMLGSEYMKHMVYQPTATITSPQLTPDFGVMSGLQCIVNRVHEKFSDLGFVPKPLLKLEPKTRNLLPRVAHRRAVFGEGILVSRIGGRALVSVVDGVNSVVQDVVTSVFNNSYFLPLHFSVHDQDVFYFVKDNALKIRDDMEELRRLGGMFNVSTYETTEHGVGTWKELKLHNPDAAVVIRYGADPEQERHRILKHIHKRAVERAWEIEKQLVMAGFQGRGDWSKEEKDELISRGAVNGYEGVDIHSVHRYPQLADDPGNVAFTRDTKRKRRKSGNRRNRIHRHDS